The window ATGAGTTTTTTAGGTTGAGACTTGCTCACGTTTCATTTTCATTTCACCCACGCTCATATTTCCTTCTTTAGCTTGTCTACGCTCATAGCTTGCTTCAAAGGCTGATATTCCATGTAATTCTGATAGATAATCTAAATGACCTGGTGAGGTAACCACCATAATATCATCAGATGTAATTTGACTAGGACTATCATAACCACATGATTCTGCTAGCATTTGAGTTTCCTTATAAAGAGCATCTGCATAGGTGGCCACTCTTTTTGCTGCTGACTCAATATCTAATGCTTTTTGAAGCCTTTTATTCTGCGTAGCAATACCAGTAGGGCATGCATTGGTATGGCATTCTAAGGCTTGTATACAGCCAAGGGAAAGCATAAAGCCACGAGCAATATAAACGGCATCAGCACCTAAAGCCATAGCTACTGCAATATCAATGGTAGTAGCAATTTTACCGCTTGCGAATAGTATTACTTTATCACGAACGCCATTATTTTTAAGTGCCCAGTCTGCTACTGCAAGTGCTTGTTTCATAGGTAAACCCGCATAAGAACTCAAAACATGTGGAGAAGCACCCGTACCACCATCACCACCATCAATTACAATATAATCGGGACCTCGACCCGGTTCTTCACTGATCTTTTGTGCTATGTCTTCAATTTCTGCGGTATGGCCAATTACCATTTTAATTCCTACAGGTTTATTCACAATTCCTCTTACTTTATCAATGAAATCAAAAAGTCCATTTACATCGGTAAATTCTTTATGGCGAGCAGGAGCAAAGGCATCTTTACCTAATGGGATCTTTCTGATCTTAGCAATCTCAGGAGTGATTTTCTCTTTTAGCAACATGCCTCCTTTACCTGGTTTGGCACCCTGAGCCAATTTAATTTCAAACATTTTCA is drawn from Marivirga arenosa and contains these coding sequences:
- a CDS encoding FMN-binding glutamate synthase family protein, giving the protein MADREFIQSGTTGPRLKYILKIFNSYTTAWIFSALVITAAYGFFFQSEYLKESGIWSLALTLGGEFIIALLITGFITLFIYDKRQKDTPIQRVFPVVIWGRKLLVKIGPLLRQYLFSNDQEETPYNRITRNWIYATSSGARNTIGFGSQVDMDKVGTTLIMPATFTNTKTLTGEETGQFYKKVIGKHTGVETYTLNHFVHISAMSYGALSFNAHAALNKGAKMAGILHNTGEGSLAPCHEYGDADLVFQIGTAKYGIRNESGDMDDDLLKDMANHPQVKMFEIKLAQGAKPGKGGMLLKEKITPEIAKIRKIPLGKDAFAPARHKEFTDVNGLFDFIDKVRGIVNKPVGIKMVIGHTAEIEDIAQKISEEPGRGPDYIVIDGGDGGTGASPHVLSSYAGLPMKQALAVADWALKNNGVRDKVILFASGKIATTIDIAVAMALGADAVYIARGFMLSLGCIQALECHTNACPTGIATQNKRLQKALDIESAAKRVATYADALYKETQMLAESCGYDSPSQITSDDIMVVTSPGHLDYLSELHGISAFEASYERRQAKEGNMSVGEMKMKREQVST